One Sus scrofa isolate TJ Tabasco breed Duroc chromosome 1, Sscrofa11.1, whole genome shotgun sequence DNA segment encodes these proteins:
- the LOC110255392 gene encoding uncharacterized protein LOC110255392 yields the protein MKRKLPGRCSGIGAYGQTLSLLSRDPCPAALPRTPRASPAPGTDRARGGPSPAPPPRRRQLQRWLRLKGTSRLLPPRPGGIWCKSASRTPGWGARGFGSACLRLQKTGGASPATHSLRRLLLSLRSPKVRGFWDPLLSARRRCRGAASQLHRELRASREPHHSAVPVAGPGGSARRAAESRGCQAGLEDPERGGCGLSFSGQPSYRGLGHPGATSQGQVRSRSLSQGLSSGRAHEPCRRTTAGLDPALWRRNEGSRPPPAAGGSAPRFTDAAL from the coding sequence ATGAAGAGGAAGCTTCCAGGAAGATGCAGCGGCATCGGCGCTTATGGGCAAACCCTGAGTTTGCTAAGCAGGGACCCTTGTCCCGCCGCTCTCCCCCGCACCCCGAGGGCCAGTCCAGCACCTGGCACTGACCGCGCGCGGGGCGGCCCTTCCCCTGCTCCGCCGCCGCGGCGGCGGCAGCTGCAGCGGTGGCTACGACTAAAGGGGACTTCACGCCTACTGCCTCCCCGGCCTGGAGGTATTTGGTGCAAGTCTGCGAGCAGAACTCCAGGTTGGGGAGCCAGAGGCTTCGGTTCCGCGTGTCTCCGACTGCAGAAAACCGGGGGAGCTTCTCCTGCTACCCACAGTCTCCGGAGGCTGCTCTTGTCACTCCGCTCTCCCAAGGTGCGGGGATTCTGGGACCCGCTGCTCTCCGCCCGCCGCCGCTGTCGCGGAGCCGCTTCACAGCTTCACAGAGAATTGCGCGCTTCCCGGGAGCCGCATCACAGCGCAGTTCCAGTCGCAGGGCCGGGTGGCTCAGCCCGCAGAGCCGCTGAGAGCAGAGGCTGCCAGGCTGGCCTCGAAGATCCAGAGCGTGGAGGCTGTGGCCTGAGCTTCTCGGGACAACCCAGCTACCGTGGCCTTGGGCACCCCGGAGCCACCTCCCAAGGCCAAGTCAGGTCTCGCTCTTTGAGTCAAGGACTTAGTTCCGGGCGAGCACATGAGCCGTGCCGACGCACGACCGCGGGGTTGGATCCAGCCCTGTGGCGGCGGAATGAAGGGTCCCGGCCACCCCCGGCAGCAGGTGGGAGCGCTCCCCGGTTCACAGACGCTGCGCTTTGA
- the SIX1 gene encoding homeobox protein SIX1, producing the protein MSMLPSFGFTQEQVACVCEVLQQGGNLERLGRFLWSLPACDHLHKNESVLKAKAVVAFHRGNFRELYKILESHQFSPHNHPKLQQLWLKAHYVEAEKLRGRPLGAVGKYRVRRKFPLPRTIWDGEETSYCFKEKSRGVLREWYAHNPYPSPREKRELAEATGLTTTQVSNWFKNRRQRDRAAEAKERENTENNNSSSNKQNQLSPLEGGKPLMSSSEEEFSPPQSPDQNSVLLLQGNMGHARSSNYSLPGLTASQPTHGLQAHQHQLQDSLLGPLTSSLVDLGS; encoded by the exons ATGTCGATGCTGCCATCGTTCGGCTTCACACAGGAGCAAGTGGCTTGCGTGTGCGAGGTTCTGCAACAAGGTGGGAACCTGGAGCGCCTGGGCAGGTTCCTGTGGTCGCTGCCAGCCTGCGACCACCTGCACAAGAACGAAAGTGTGCTCAAGGCCAAGGCGGTGGTCGCCTTCCACCGCGGCAACTTCCGCGAGCTTTACAAGATCCTGGAGAGCCACCAGTTCTCGCCTCACAACCACCCCAAGCTGCAACAACTGTGGCTGAAGGCGCACTACGTGGAGGCTGAGAAGTTGCGCGGTCGGCCCCTGGGCGCGGTGGGCAAATATCGGGTGCGCCGAAAATTCCCGTTGCCGCGCACTATCTGGGACGGCGAAGAGACCAGCTACTGCTTCAAGGAGAAGTCGCGGGGCGTGTTGCGGGAGTGGTACGCCCATAACCCCTACCCCTCGCCGCGTGAGAAGCGGGAGCTGGCCGAGGCCACCGGCCTCACCACCACCCAGGTCAGCAACTGGTTCAAGAACCGAAGGCAACGAGACCGGGCCGCCGAGGCCAAGGAAAG GGAGAACACCGAAAACAATAACTCCTCCTCCAACAAGCAGAATCAACTCTCTCCTCTGGAAGGGGGAAAGCCGCTCATGTCCAGCTCAGAAGAAGAATTCTCACCTCCCCAAAGTCCAGACCAGAACTCGGTCCTTCTGCTGCAGGGCAATATGGGCCACGCCAGGAGCTCAAACTATTCCCTCCCGGGTTTAACGGCCTCGCAGCCCACCCACGGCCTGCAAGCCCACCAGCATCAGCTCCAGGACTCCCTGCTGGGCCCCCTCACCTCCAGTCTGGTGGACTTAGGGTCCtaa